The DNA region cggagggtgggtccctcagcccggcctgccccctctcacagtccgggagccctcaggggtgggaggcaacctggcgatcaggggaaggtgacaccctcatcacacttctgctgctgccactgccagcagcgcaagcctcgaccagccctggttacctgagccttgggcggccctgggcggctgggcagccgccatccaaggcttgcctgtgcctcaggcatcGGCTGGGCAACCACCATCCAAGGCTTCCCTGCGCCTCGGGCccgccctgagcagctggggcgtTGAAGGCGGGACCAGCCACAccacgcacctgccacccccacaGCAAGGCTGAAAGGATTGGGATACTCCGGCGGGGCCTAGGGgagtgggtgccgccatctttgtgatggtatgacagtcaatttgtatattccctctttattagataggattagtttccTAAGGCTGCCTTAACAAAGGACCtcaaactaggtggcttaaaacaacagaaatatattgtcTCCCAGTCCTAGAGACCaaaagtccaaagtcaaggtgttggGAGGGCATGCTCCCTCCAAAGGTCCTAGGGAAGAACCCTTCctggcctcttccagcttctggtggttccCTTGGCCTGTGTCAACATTACTCCAATTCTGCTCCACCTGTACATGGCCatcttccgtgtgtgtgtgtgtgtgtgtgtgtgtgtgtgtgttttctcacgTACCTTCTTACAAGGACATCACACATATTTGATTTAGGACCTATTGTCATCcagcatgacctcatcttaattaatTATGTCTGTAAAGACCCTCAtataaaataaagtcacatttgAGGCTCTGGGTGGGCaaaatttggggggtggggcacaTTATTCAACAcaatatacaattttttaaactatacactttttaaaattttttaatttaagtagttagtatataatattagtttcaggtgtgatATGACATTTCTATGCCTTACAGTGTGATCATCCACCAACTCTAGTAATCACCTGTCACTATGCAAACTGATCACAATAATACCCTTTCCTTTTTTcactcatcccctcacccccttccttctgCTAACCACCACTTTGGTTTCTCTtgagtctttttttgttttgttcatttgttttcttagattccacatataagtgcaaCATTatggtacatttttaaatgattgaaagcATTTCTTAAGTGATTTACTATTCTTCAAAGTTCTACGTTGACCTGTATCACATATTCAAAGATAAAATACTTTCAGTCAACAAAAGTTTCTGACACCCAAGTTTCAAGTGAGAAGAACCTCTGTTGCTCCTCCGTCAAATAACACCATCTCTCAGGAGTTCCCCGCCAATGACCCATGGATCCTGCAGTGCGAAGGTGTGCCATAAAGTCTGTACACACACGCTATACGAAGACTGAGGAATGTCtctcattagatttttttaaaattttttacttaatatttctgtggttaataaaaaattaaatgtatttaaaagcatTAATAAATTGATAACAGCTTCCTGTCATTACAGATTTCTTCATTCAAAAGatgccaaaagaaataaaaactattcccctaggcccgtggtcggcaaactgaggctcgcgagccacatgcggctctttggccccttgagtgtggctcttccacaaaataccatggcctgggtgagtctattttgaagaagtggtgttagaagaagtttaagtttaaaaaatttggctctcaaaagaaatttcaatcgttgtactgttgatatttggctctgatgactaatgagtttgccgaccactaccctaGGCCTTTCCAAGGGAACTAGAGAAAAGTAAATTAATATGATGTATTGATCCATTTCAACCTAGAGAATTAGCAAAGACCAAATATATGATGAGGGCTGGCTATGGCAGATAAGTAGGCATGCTCACTCAGGGCCTGGAGAAGAAACTGGTGGACACAGTGAGGAAAGCCAAATCTGGAAGTGTCTGTTAAGACCAttaatggcacacacactttttaagACAGGAAtttcatttctagaaatataGCCTAAGGCGAAACAATGTGCCCTATGACTTCACTCAAGAACGTCCATCTCAAAGTTGACTGCTGGGGAAAAATACAAGGGTTGGTTAAACTGCATGGCCTCCGTACAAGGAGCAATGTTCAGTCAGCGAAAGGGTACGTTTCCAACACAGGTGAAAGCCTGTGAGACAGAAACAAGTTCATGATGTCCTTCCAAGTGTCCTCtcgctccctcacctccttcaggcaTCTCACTGAAAACTTCAGCCAAGCTCTAAAACTCCAACCCATCCCTACACAcgcacactacacacacacacacacacacacacacacacacacacacacactacacacactcatactcatacacactcacacacataccacacatacacacacttacaATTacttacatatacacatacactcacactcacacacacaaacacaaaaacactTTATGGCCCTTCCCTACTCTTCTCCTTAGCACATATCACCATCCAAcactatacattttatttatctccttGTTTACGATCCCTAGAAGGTGAGCTCCATATTGGCAAGGTATTCTGTGTGAGTTTTATTCATGCTGATTCTTCAGCACCCACAACATGACCTGCATGCAGAAGGCATTCAATAACTGTGTGCTTAATTAAGAACATATCAACTGAAAATGCATGTTAtaagtataaattatatataatattatttttttatttctctcttaagAGAAAAGGTGAACACACAAAGAAAAGAGGTCTGGAAGGAAAAACAACAGGTGTTAGCCAGTAATATCTGATTCACAGGATTACAAAGTTACAAAGTTTTTTGGTGATGGTTGCTTTTAAATGGGGGCTGGAGGATTGTAAGGACAGAACTCAATGTACTTTCTAACATTTCTTAATATATTGAGTGTGTAAtaaattgtggggttttttgttgttttgatttcaaatttgagacacacacacacaagcagttATGGAATCCGTCTCATAGCACAACCCTTCATGctggggcagtggttctcaaaaccTTTAACAGCATCCTGGGTACCCGGTCCCCaagatctagggcagtggtcggcaaacttattagtcaacagagccaaatatcaacagtacaatgattgaaatttgagagccaaattttttaaacttaaacttcttctaacaccacttcttcaaaatagactcacccaggccgtggtattttgtggaagagccacactcaaggggccaaagagccgcatgtggctcgtgagccgcagtttgctgaccacggatctaAGGGCATAGCTTGCAGACAGCTCAAAACTTCTTTGAAGTCTCTTATTTGatcttaaaaattaatgcaaatgtTGTATTCAAGTAGATAACATATCTGTGTGTGTCTTGTTATAAAAATGGATTATACTATTTACCAGTTAAATTATTTAACACTTCCCCCCAAAGCTGCTGCATTTATTTTACATGTAGGGAAGACACTCCATGTGTTCCCCTACCCACTGGCACTTATCCACTTGAAAGTACAGCCTATTTCTTGATGTTTTCCCACAATTAAAACAGATCTCATAAGTCCCTCATTTCACAAATTAGAAAACTAAGGCATTAACTAGGCAATCACAGTGACTTGTTTGAGATACAagctagaggcccagagcactaTATATAAAGActatcttctcttttttccctAAAGTGAATTTCAGATTATTTACAACCTCTAgaaattataatttcattaaatCAAACTAGGGAAATTCAAGGTCCTATAAGTTAAATTGGTCAAGAAACTCATCAATTAAaacaactattttaaataaataaataaaacatcgtGGGGGGAGGAACTAATTTTAGTAATAGTGGCAAAATGATTTAAAGTTCAAGCTCCCTATTTAAATCCCAGCCTTTCTCTCCTACTTCCAAGAATTTTTGCAAGCATTGTCACCATGACATTTGTCTCAAGGGTTGTGGTGTATCTACCATTACAGATAGTCACTCAAGAACCAACTATTGCCATAACACTGAGGGACAGGTCCCTGCTTCAGAAACCAGAGAAAGTGAGGTGCTGGAACCCTAGGGTGGACATGGGACATAGTCCTGGAGAATCGGGAAAACAAAACTGACAAGCAGTGGAACCGGTAAGTAACAACCCTTTTTTAATGCTTAAGGGTAGACATCTGGTGTATTAGAAGGCATACATGCACAACTTTTTATATCTGTAAATCAAGAAGACTTAAAAGCAAAAAGATAATTCTCAAGAATGCAAACtgggggaccctttccccctccccacctgggagtctgtacttgttcttcaataaatctccacctttgctataccaaaaaaaaaaaaaaaaaaagaatgcaaactgTCCTTAGCATTATCCCTACACCTGGTAAACTAACTGGGATGATGGGTACAGAGCTAGGAACGCTCGGGATGGAATGAAAGGGCGTTAATACAGTACCATGATAGCACGTTGATACTTCTGACATACTGGCTGGCTCGTTCGCATTGGGAAAAGAGCCATTACCCCTGGGCGTGAAGATCGGTAAAGCAGctgcagcctcctgctccctgccccttccccatctCACTCCTCAAAGTTGCCTTTTCTCGGTGTGGAATAGGACCCCCCCCCCTTCAGTTCCTGGGTTCCCCCAAGAGAAATGGAGGGGACGAGTCTTTAGACGCCAGAAGgagaccaccacaggccccagcAGGAAAACCAGCAGGATACCGTCAGGACCTGAGCCCTGCGGGCTGACCTCTAGAAGACATCCCCGGTTAGAGACTCAGAGTTGGCCTAGAGTCGGACGAGCAGAAAGTGTTGGAAATGCAAGAAAGTGCTGCACTGGAGGGCGCACTCCGAGACCAACCTGCCAACCGGGGGATCTGCTTAGGGGTCCTGTGTCCTCGAGTATCCAGGAATCGTGGTCGGTACAGAAAATCATAACGTTTCTACTTCTCTTAAGTTATAAAGTCATAAAAAGACGAAAGGCGACTCCTGCTCTCCGAATAAGGACGAACTTTGGGGGCGCGTTGCGGAGCGGTGCCCTTTCAGGACCTGCAGGTGGGCACCTGTGACGTGCACCTGTCTGGGCAGGTGTAGCTCATGCGCGCCGCGAGGCGCTGCTCAGGGGTTGAGGGGCTTACTACGCTCGCAGGACCCACTAACCGACCTAAcggaaagggaaggaaggtttCCTGGGGCTCCTCTACTGATACCATGACTTGAGGTGACCCCACGCTCCCAAGTTGAAGTCACTTCCTCCCGCCGTTCTTCCAGACCTTTCCTTAACAGGAGCCGCCAGCGACGCGCCAGAGAGGGACCAAAGAACAGAAATGGGAAGGggcggcagggagggaggggaccatCACCTGAACCCGCCGCTCCCTGGGATGGCGCCTAGGCCGCCAAGAGGCAGGCGCAGCGCCTGGACTCCCAGCCAGTGCTGGTGCAGGAGCCGTGCGCGTCCGGTCGCCATGGCGACCTGGCGGTAAAGCGTGGGCGGCGCGAAGTCGCGAAGGTTCTGCGCCGCTCACGCTCAGCCACGCCCACCCGACTCGGGCACGCTCCCCGAGGCGCGCGCGCAGAAGCGTCTTTCCACCCGCTCCCAGAGGATTCTAGAAACTTCTTAGCGCTCGGAGTTTTTAACACCCGTGTTGCAACTGTGGCGGCCTCGTTCCTCCCCACTTTTCGGCTCTAGGGTAGTTCGCGCCACTTCTGTCTCATTTGGGGCGGGCGAAGGGGGATAGGGGAGGGAGAAGATTGAAATTCAGAGGCTACATAATTTTCCCATAAGGGAGGGGAAAGCCACCATCAGACCCGAGGATTTTTCAGTTTACGCAGTCCTCTATAGAGAATCGAGGAGCACACAGTTTGCAAATGCTAATTTGACTTTTGTGCGTTCTAGAACTACTTTGCTCCAACTGCGGCGCGAATCCTGCCAAAACCAATTAAGTGCCGCGCAGGCGTAGGCCATCCGCACAAGGTCGTCTGGGAGACGGCGAGAGTACCGCCTGCTTCTGGCCACTTTGCACTGTGGGAGATGTAGTCTTTGTGTCTTCCCCGCTGCAGCAACTCGGGGAGGAGTGAAGTTTTCAAACTACTATTCCCAGGATTCATAGTGGTTTCCCATGATACTTTGCAAAGGCATGGCGGGCAGAGTGTGAATGTCCACCTGGAAGGTAAGCCAAGCACATTTATTCAAGTAAAAAGAGGACCAAAGAGAAGGGAAGGTGGACAGCAACTTCTTTCGGGAGACCTTTCGTCTTTACGCTGCTGGAGCTAACGTTTTTGTCGTGCACGCAGTGCTGCCTTACCGGCGTGAATGTGTGCACTTGAGCACGCCTCGGGCTGGGCGTGGAGGGGCCAGTGAAGCTTTGCTAGTGCAAGTTATCTTCCCTAAACGGAGCGGGTTTCTGTGAACATGATTTGTTCTTTTCTACGAGCTGCACAGTATACGGAGAAGCTGCACAGGTCCTCGGGGAAGCGCTTGTATTTGCCACACTTTGTACTTAACAAAGCTTGCTTGAAGACTGAGCCCAGTTTGAGATGGGGGCTGCACGAGCACAAAACGGTGCGACCTGGATGTATCCTTGGAGTCACCCCGAGGACCATCTGGACACAGGGACAGGGCCCCCAGAGGGCAAAGGAGGACAGCAGCAAGCAAGTATCTGTGCACAGTCAGAGAGGGGAAACCGCCGTCTCAACAGCACAGAAAGGTAAAGGGAAATCTCCAGTGAGGACCAGACTTTCAACAAACATGACAACAGTTGCCCATACCCTTTTGTAGAAGTTCAGTGCAAAAGCTGGAAAGACAACTCACACAAATTAAAAGGTAGAACCGCTAAACACAGTTTAGCATCAGAGAATATAAGCCTATATAATATTCTCCATAGATTTGAACTCAAATTTGAAAGTTTATTTTGATATAACTTTGTTGAATTATGTCTAGAAAATTTTTCTCAACTTTTAGTTCTGATGTGGAGAGAACTATTTAAAACTTAACCATTGTTTAATACTTTAAAGTAGACAAGTAGATTGTCCAGATGTTATTTCATCCATTTGACTCTGACATTCAATCTTTCCAACATTAGTATTGTAATGTAGGAGGCACACTTCCCCAGTTTCACACAACTGAATATTAACCGCAGATTTCCCTAATCTCGGTTTTCTAATAGCCAGGCCAGTGCTCTTTAGGACAACCATTCACAAGGATTTCGTGAGCTTCCATTTTGTCTATGCTCAGTCCGGAGCATGGTTATTCAATTAAaactgatggaaatgttctgtatgtGGGCTGCCCCAGTATGGTGGCCACTAGCCACCtgtggctgttgagcacttgaaatgttgCTAGTATGAGGAActcaattattatttaattttaagttaaagttaggttaatttttaaattaaatagccCTGTGTGGCATGTTGCTGCTGTATCAGACATCCCAGGCCCAGAATGTCCAGGTTACGTAAACTATATTATCACACAGTGGGAAAGTAACAAATCCTGGGCAAGACTATAATATCCACTGTTACTGTTTGTTGCTCCTTGTCAATAGAGGTGGAAAATAATGCGTTCTCTGGACCACGGTCATCCTCTAGTATCTGTGGATTCTGTAAGAGGAAGACTGGTGAATGACATGGGAATATGATGGGAACCACCACCCTTGTACATTTCAGTCTCTAAGAATAGGACCATCTCTACCATCCCCCTCTCAGATGTGATTTGGTTTACATGTTTTTTGATTGGTTCTGATTCACGGACATTTGAGAACAGCTGCTTCAGAACACAGACCCATTCATTAGGTCCGAAGTCCACACCTCACCTAGAAATACTGAAGGTTCCTGCTTGTGTCTGGCACACGTGTGACTCAgtgcttttttctctttgcagTTAAAGAAGCTGGAAGAGATTTTACCTATTTAATAGTGGTGATTATTGGAATCAGCATTACAGGTTGAAAACACAGCAAGTATAAAACCCCGAATATCTGTTTCACTTACTAATTGTATCGCCCTGGCTTTGCTTGATCATCTTTTTCTGTGACTTTCAGGCGGCCTGTTTTATGTGATTTTCAAAGAACTTTTTTCTTCATCCAGTCCTAATAAGATATATGGGAAAGCCTTAGAAAAGTGCAGATCACATCCTGAGGTGAGTCCGCAAGGTAGAGTTACACAAACTCTGATAATAGGAAGAGAGAGTAGGCAGAACTCACATACTGGTTCTAAGAATagtgaaatttatataataataatgtttgaGTTGTTTATGCTTTTAGCTCTTTATTCTATATTTGCACCCAAACATCCATGGGCAGTGTTTTCATCT from Eptesicus fuscus isolate TK198812 chromosome 12, DD_ASM_mEF_20220401, whole genome shotgun sequence includes:
- the TIMM21 gene encoding mitochondrial import inner membrane translocase subunit Tim21, translated to MICSFLRAAQYTEKLHRSSGKRLYLPHFVLNKACLKTEPSLRWGLHEHKTVRPGCILGVTPRTIWTQGQGPQRAKEDSSKQVSVHSQRGETAVSTAQKVKEAGRDFTYLIVVIIGISITGGLFYVIFKELFSSSSPNKIYGKALEKCRSHPEVISVFGEPVKGYGEMTRRGRRQHVSFIEYVKDGLKHVRVKFYIQGSEPGKQGTVHAEVKENPESGEYEFRYIFVDLEAYPRRTIVIEDNRS